The following coding sequences lie in one Rhizobium rhododendri genomic window:
- the prmC gene encoding peptide chain release factor N(5)-glutamine methyltransferase, giving the protein MSDTGPTIGALQASARSRFAEAGLDDPAADAKVLVSGLFGLTFTEIVTRSDQTVDAEGVVRLEDAIARRLRHEPVHRILGEREFYGLPLRLSPATLEPRADTEILVDSVLPHLRRLVGLHGSIDILDMGTGTGAICLALLHECREAAGLGSDISADALATARGNAERNGLADRFRTAEGSWFTPISGRFHAIVSNPPYIVSDVMPTLAPEVRDFDPTAALDGGRDGLDAYRAIAADAAQFLHDDGVLGLEIGYDQRPTVTALFEGSGFRLIEAARDYGHNDRALIFAKGI; this is encoded by the coding sequence GTGAGCGACACCGGCCCGACGATCGGCGCATTGCAGGCATCGGCGCGGAGCCGGTTTGCGGAGGCGGGCCTCGACGATCCTGCCGCCGACGCCAAGGTGCTGGTATCCGGGCTGTTCGGGCTGACGTTCACCGAGATCGTCACCCGCTCCGACCAAACGGTGGATGCCGAAGGGGTCGTGCGTCTGGAGGACGCCATCGCGCGTCGTTTGCGCCATGAGCCGGTGCATCGCATTCTTGGCGAGCGGGAATTCTACGGCCTGCCGCTGCGCCTGTCGCCGGCGACGCTGGAGCCCCGGGCGGACACCGAGATCCTGGTGGACAGCGTCCTGCCGCATCTGCGCAGGCTGGTCGGCTTGCACGGGAGCATCGATATTCTCGACATGGGCACCGGCACCGGCGCCATCTGCCTCGCTCTGCTGCATGAATGTCGCGAGGCAGCGGGTTTGGGCAGCGACATCTCCGCCGACGCGCTGGCGACGGCCAGGGGAAATGCCGAACGCAATGGCCTTGCCGACCGGTTCCGCACCGCAGAGGGCAGCTGGTTCACGCCGATTTCGGGACGGTTTCACGCAATCGTCTCAAATCCCCCTTATATCGTATCGGACGTTATGCCGACACTGGCTCCGGAGGTCAGGGATTTCGATCCGACGGCGGCGCTCGATGGCGGCCGGGACGGTCTTGATGCCTACCGGGCAATCGCTGCGGACGCTGCGCAATTTCTTCACGACGACGGCGTGCTCGGTCTCGAAATCGGTTATGACCAGCGCCCGACAGTCACCGCCTTGTTCGAGGGCTCGGGGTTCAGATTGATAGAGGCAGCGCGCGATTATGGTCACAACGACCGTGCCCTGATCTTCGCAAAAGGTATATAA
- the prfA gene encoding peptide chain release factor 1 encodes MATLPVEKMRELERRFGEIEARMSEGPAADVYVKLASEYSELQPVVMKIRDYEKATAERADLEAMLGDKTVDREMRDLADMELPGVRERIETLETEIQILLLPKDAADEKSAILEIRAGTGGSEAALFAGDLFRMYERFASVNGWKVEILSSSDGEAGGYKEVIATITGKGVFSKLKFESGVHRVQRVPATEAGGRIHTSAATVAVLPEAEEVDIEVREQDIRIDTMRSSGAGGQHVNTTDSAVRITHMPSGIVVTSSEKSQHQNRAKAMQVLRSRLYDMERQRVDNERSADRKSQVGSGDRSERIRTYNFPQGRITDHRINLTLYKLDRMMEGEIDDVVDALRADHQASQLAQLGDRM; translated from the coding sequence GTGGCTACACTACCTGTTGAAAAAATGCGTGAGCTGGAGCGCCGGTTCGGCGAGATCGAGGCGCGCATGTCCGAAGGCCCGGCGGCGGATGTCTACGTCAAGCTGGCGTCCGAGTATTCCGAGCTGCAGCCCGTCGTCATGAAGATCCGCGACTACGAAAAAGCGACGGCGGAGCGGGCCGATCTCGAAGCGATGCTGGGCGACAAGACGGTCGACCGCGAGATGCGCGACCTGGCCGATATGGAGCTGCCCGGCGTGCGCGAGCGTATCGAGACGCTGGAGACCGAGATACAGATCCTATTGCTGCCGAAGGATGCCGCCGACGAGAAGAGCGCCATCCTCGAAATCCGTGCCGGGACCGGTGGTTCCGAAGCGGCGCTGTTTGCCGGCGACCTTTTCCGCATGTACGAGCGTTTCGCCTCGGTGAACGGCTGGAAGGTCGAAATTCTCTCCTCGAGCGACGGCGAAGCGGGCGGCTACAAGGAAGTGATTGCGACGATCACCGGCAAGGGCGTTTTCTCCAAGCTCAAGTTCGAATCCGGGGTGCACCGGGTGCAGCGCGTACCGGCCACCGAGGCCGGCGGCCGCATCCACACTTCCGCGGCCACGGTGGCGGTGCTGCCCGAGGCCGAAGAGGTGGATATCGAAGTGCGCGAGCAGGATATCCGCATCGACACGATGCGCTCGTCGGGCGCCGGCGGCCAGCACGTCAACACGACGGACTCGGCTGTTCGCATCACCCATATGCCGTCTGGCATCGTCGTCACCAGTTCAGAAAAATCGCAGCATCAGAACCGCGCCAAGGCGATGCAGGTGCTGCGCTCCAGGCTCTACGACATGGAGCGCCAGCGGGTCGACAACGAGCGCTCGGCCGACCGCAAGAGCCAGGTCGGCTCCGGCGACCGCTCGGAGCGCATCCGCACCTATAATTTTCCGCAAGGGCGCATCACCGACCACCGCATCAACCTGACGCTCTACAAGCTGGACCGGATGATGGAAGGCGAGATCGACGATGTCGTCGATGCGCTGCGTGCCGATCACCAGGCAAGCCAGCTTGCCCAGCTCGGGGATCGCATGTGA
- the ptsP gene encoding phosphoenolpyruvate--protein phosphotransferase, with product MRDLSGGPRVLLKRLRELMAEPLEPQDRLDRIVRQIASNMVAEVCSVYVLRADGVLELYATEGLNKDSVHLAQLKMGQGLVGTIAASAQSLNLSDAQSHPAFRYLPETGEEIYHSFLGVPILRAGRSLGVLVVQNKASRTYRDEELEALETTAMVLAEMIATGDLKKISKPGLELDLTRSVTIDGDSYNEGIGLGYVVLHEPRVVVTNLLNEDTDHEISRMADALGSLRISIDDMLSRRDVSMEGEHREVLETYRMFAHDQGWVRKLEEAIRNGLTAEAAVEKVQSDTKARMMRLTDPYLRDRMHDFEDLANRLLRQLTGHTGRNTTDGFPNDAVIFARAMGAAELLDYPRDNIRGLVLEDSAVTSHVVIVARAMGIPVVGQAAGVVALAENGDSVIIDGDEGHVHLRPMADHLKSYEEKVKFRARRQEQFRALRAVEPVTRDGQRISLLMNAGLLVDLPQLAESGAEGIGLFRTELQFMIASTMPKADEQEMFYRNVLKQAGDHVVTFRTLDIGGDKVVPYFRAHQEENPALGWRAIRLSLDRPGLLRTQLRAMLKAAADGELKMMVPMVTEVSEIKAVRELLQKEVHHLSRFGHALPRKLQFGAMLEVPALLWQLDELMAAVDFVSVGSNDLFQFSMAVDRGNARVSDRFDTLGRPFLRILRDIVRAGERNKTPVTLCGELAGKPISAMALMGIGFRSVSMSPASIGPVKAMLLGLDVGALAAVMEEALDDRNPTLSVRDILAQFALTHNIPL from the coding sequence ATGAGAGACCTTTCCGGCGGTCCGCGCGTCCTGCTCAAGCGGCTGCGCGAGCTGATGGCGGAGCCGCTTGAACCGCAGGATCGCCTTGACCGGATCGTTCGTCAGATCGCCAGCAACATGGTGGCGGAGGTGTGCTCGGTCTACGTGCTGCGCGCCGACGGCGTGCTCGAGCTCTATGCCACCGAAGGTCTCAACAAGGATTCCGTCCATCTGGCGCAGTTGAAGATGGGCCAGGGCCTGGTCGGCACCATCGCCGCCTCGGCGCAATCGCTCAATCTCTCCGACGCCCAGTCGCACCCGGCCTTCCGGTATCTGCCGGAAACCGGAGAAGAGATCTACCATTCCTTCCTCGGTGTGCCGATCCTGCGCGCCGGCCGGTCGCTCGGCGTTCTCGTCGTGCAGAACAAGGCCAGCCGCACCTACCGCGACGAGGAGCTTGAAGCGCTCGAGACGACGGCCATGGTGCTGGCCGAGATGATCGCCACCGGCGATCTGAAGAAGATCTCGAAGCCCGGCCTCGAACTCGACCTGACCCGCTCGGTCACCATCGACGGCGACAGCTACAATGAAGGCATCGGCCTTGGCTATGTCGTGCTGCACGAGCCGCGCGTCGTCGTCACCAACCTGCTCAACGAAGACACCGACCACGAAATCTCGCGCATGGCCGATGCCCTCGGCTCCTTGCGCATTTCCATCGACGACATGCTGTCGCGTCGCGACGTGTCGATGGAAGGAGAGCACCGCGAGGTGCTGGAAACCTACCGTATGTTCGCCCACGACCAGGGCTGGGTTCGCAAGCTCGAGGAGGCGATCCGCAACGGCCTGACGGCCGAGGCTGCGGTCGAGAAAGTGCAGAGCGACACGAAGGCTCGGATGATGCGGCTCACCGACCCGTACCTGCGCGACCGCATGCACGATTTCGAGGACCTGGCCAACCGGCTGCTGCGGCAGCTGACCGGCCATACCGGCCGCAACACGACGGACGGTTTTCCCAACGACGCAGTCATCTTCGCCCGCGCCATGGGAGCCGCCGAGCTGCTCGATTATCCGCGCGACAACATTCGCGGCCTAGTGCTGGAAGACAGCGCCGTCACCAGCCATGTCGTCATCGTCGCCCGCGCTATGGGCATTCCGGTCGTCGGACAGGCGGCCGGCGTCGTGGCGCTGGCGGAAAACGGCGATTCCGTCATCATCGATGGCGACGAGGGCCACGTGCACCTGCGGCCCATGGCCGATCACCTGAAGTCCTATGAAGAGAAGGTCAAGTTCCGCGCCCGCCGCCAGGAGCAGTTCCGGGCGCTGCGTGCCGTCGAGCCGGTCACGCGGGACGGCCAGCGCATCTCGCTGCTGATGAATGCAGGACTGCTGGTCGATCTTCCGCAATTGGCCGAATCCGGCGCCGAAGGCATCGGTCTTTTCCGCACCGAGCTGCAGTTCATGATCGCCTCGACGATGCCGAAGGCCGATGAGCAGGAAATGTTCTACCGCAATGTCCTGAAGCAGGCGGGCGATCACGTCGTCACCTTCCGCACGCTGGATATCGGCGGCGACAAGGTCGTGCCCTATTTCCGGGCGCATCAGGAAGAAAATCCGGCACTCGGCTGGCGCGCCATCCGGCTTTCGCTGGATAGGCCGGGCCTGCTGCGCACGCAGCTGCGCGCCATGCTGAAGGCTGCCGCCGACGGCGAACTGAAGATGATGGTGCCGATGGTCACGGAGGTTTCCGAGATCAAGGCGGTGCGCGAACTGCTGCAGAAGGAAGTGCACCATCTGTCGCGCTTCGGCCATGCGCTGCCGCGGAAGCTGCAGTTCGGCGCCATGCTCGAAGTCCCGGCGCTGCTCTGGCAGCTCGACGAGCTCATGGCTGCCGTCGATTTCGTCTCGGTCGGCTCCAACGACCTGTTCCAGTTTTCCATGGCGGTCGATCGCGGCAATGCCCGCGTGTCCGACCGGTTCGACACGCTCGGGCGGCCTTTCCTGCGCATCCTGCGGGATATCGTGCGCGCCGGCGAGCGCAACAAGACACCGGTGACGCTGTGTGGCGAGCTTGCCGGCAAGCCGATCTCGGCGATGGCGCTGATGGGCATCGGCTTCCGCTCGGTGTCGATGTCGCCAGCCTCGATCGGGCCGGTCAAGGCGATGCTGCTGGGTCTCGATGTCGGGGCGCTGGCGGCAGTCATGGAAGAGGCTTTGGACGACCGCAACCCGACGCTCTCGGTGCGGGACATCCTTGCGCAGTTCGCATTGACCCATAATATTCCCCTGTAG
- a CDS encoding aspartate kinase, with protein sequence MARIVMKFGGTSVADMDRIRVVARHVKREVDAGHEVAVVVSAMSGKTNELVGWTRDASPMHDAREYDAVVASGEQVTSGLVAIALQHLGINARSWQGWQIPIKTDNAHGAARILEINGDEIIRRMGEGQVAVVAGFQGLGPDNRISTLGRGGSDTSAVAIAAAVKADRCDIYTDVDGVYTTDPRIVPKARRLKKIAFEEMLEMASLGAKVLQVRSVELAMVFKVRTFVRSSFEDPDAPGMGDLLNPPGTLICDEEEIVEQEVVTGIAYAKDEAQISLRRLSDRPGVSAAIFGPLAENHINVDMIVQNISEDGSTTDMTFTVPSGDVDKALAVLGEHKSQIGYDVIQNESGLVKVSVIGIGMRSHAGVAASAFRALAEKGINIKAITTSEIKISILIDGPYAELAVRTLHSCYGLDKS encoded by the coding sequence ATGGCACGCATCGTGATGAAATTCGGCGGGACCTCCGTCGCGGACATGGATCGTATTCGCGTCGTCGCCCGGCATGTGAAACGCGAGGTCGATGCCGGCCACGAAGTCGCCGTCGTCGTCTCGGCGATGTCGGGCAAGACCAACGAGCTGGTCGGATGGACCCGCGATGCCTCGCCGATGCACGATGCGCGAGAATATGACGCTGTTGTCGCCTCGGGCGAGCAGGTTACCTCGGGGCTGGTGGCAATCGCGCTTCAGCACCTCGGCATCAATGCGCGTTCCTGGCAGGGCTGGCAGATCCCGATCAAGACCGACAACGCCCATGGCGCGGCCCGCATCCTCGAGATCAACGGTGACGAGATCATCCGCCGCATGGGCGAGGGCCAGGTGGCCGTCGTTGCCGGCTTCCAGGGTCTCGGTCCCGACAATCGCATTTCGACGCTCGGCCGCGGCGGCTCCGATACCTCGGCGGTGGCGATTGCTGCAGCCGTCAAGGCCGACCGCTGCGACATCTACACAGACGTTGACGGCGTCTATACGACCGACCCGCGCATCGTGCCGAAGGCGCGCCGCCTAAAGAAGATCGCCTTCGAGGAAATGCTCGAGATGGCGTCGCTCGGCGCCAAGGTGCTGCAGGTGCGCTCGGTCGAACTTGCCATGGTATTCAAGGTCCGCACCTTCGTGCGCTCGTCTTTCGAAGACCCCGATGCGCCGGGCATGGGCGACCTTCTGAACCCGCCCGGAACGCTGATTTGTGATGAGGAAGAGATCGTGGAACAGGAAGTCGTAACCGGCATCGCCTATGCCAAGGATGAAGCGCAGATTTCGCTCCGGCGGCTTTCCGACCGCCCCGGCGTCTCGGCTGCGATCTTCGGGCCGCTCGCTGAAAACCATATCAATGTCGACATGATCGTCCAGAACATCTCCGAGGACGGCTCGACCACGGATATGACCTTCACCGTGCCGTCCGGCGACGTCGACAAGGCGCTCGCCGTTCTCGGCGAACACAAGAGCCAGATCGGCTACGATGTCATCCAGAACGAATCGGGTCTGGTCAAGGTTTCGGTGATTGGCATCGGCATGCGTTCGCACGCAGGCGTTGCAGCGAGCGCTTTCCGGGCACTTGCTGAAAAAGGCATCAACATCAAGGCAATCACCACCTCGGAAATCAAGATTTCGATCCTGATCGACGGCCCCTATGCAGAACTTGCAGTCAGGACTTTGCATTCCTGCTACGGTCTGGATAAGAGTTGA
- a CDS encoding sensor domain-containing diguanylate cyclase, whose product MTNPPAPRFLDRLKTLGASLVSVCNPAVRRLEQQLREKEATIAEQAEALARGRRIFNRAAEAARIGIWQCSLPDETLTWTDVVYDIFDLPRDLQAGRAETLACYTQASAKELQEKRRLAIETRSGFTMDAEIVTQKGNHRWIRITATVECEGEEPVRIFGIKQDITDAKLLFDRTRHLADFDMMTGLANRAQFQLRLAALCEEHDRSKAPAALLLVDLDGFKAVNDTYGHATGDACLIEAADRLRAVCNCAHLIARIGGDEFAVLLLQDAERGTVTDIASDIVQIVRRPMILGDLVLNIGASVGVALADGSSPSELFQRADTALYAAKAAGRNTFSIFEPSERQTLCAPRSAA is encoded by the coding sequence ATGACCAACCCGCCCGCTCCGCGTTTCCTCGACCGCCTGAAGACGCTTGGCGCATCGCTTGTCTCCGTCTGCAATCCGGCCGTTCGTCGCCTGGAGCAGCAGCTGCGCGAAAAGGAAGCCACCATCGCGGAACAGGCCGAGGCGCTGGCCCGTGGCCGCAGGATTTTCAACCGCGCGGCCGAGGCTGCCCGAATCGGCATATGGCAATGCAGCCTGCCCGACGAGACCCTGACCTGGACGGATGTAGTCTACGACATTTTCGACCTCCCGCGCGACCTGCAGGCGGGCCGCGCGGAAACGCTTGCCTGTTATACCCAGGCATCCGCCAAGGAATTGCAGGAAAAGCGCCGTCTTGCCATCGAGACCCGCAGCGGTTTCACGATGGATGCGGAGATCGTGACGCAGAAGGGCAATCATCGCTGGATCCGCATCACCGCCACGGTGGAATGCGAGGGCGAAGAGCCCGTGCGCATCTTTGGCATCAAGCAGGACATCACGGACGCCAAGCTACTTTTCGATCGCACCCGCCACCTTGCCGATTTCGACATGATGACCGGGCTTGCCAACCGCGCCCAATTCCAGCTGCGTCTCGCTGCTCTATGCGAGGAACACGACCGGTCGAAGGCGCCGGCAGCGTTGCTGCTGGTCGACCTCGACGGCTTCAAGGCGGTCAACGATACCTATGGCCATGCCACTGGCGACGCCTGCCTGATCGAGGCGGCCGACCGGCTTCGCGCCGTCTGCAATTGTGCCCATCTGATTGCCCGCATCGGCGGCGACGAGTTTGCGGTTCTGCTGCTGCAGGACGCCGAACGCGGGACGGTGACCGATATCGCAAGCGACATCGTCCAGATCGTTCGCCGGCCGATGATCCTCGGCGATCTCGTCCTCAACATCGGCGCCTCCGTCGGCGTAGCACTTGCCGACGGGTCCAGCCCGTCCGAATTGTTTCAGCGGGCCGACACGGCGCTCTATGCCGCCAAAGCCGCTGGGCGCAACACCTTCAGCATCTTCGAGCCATCAGAGCGCCAGACGCTCTGCGCACCGCGCAGCGCCGCCTGA
- a CDS encoding alpha/beta hydrolase — protein MIDRRTLLMAGGAALLLAASRQASAANAVIPLWPAGAPGGRGPKGPVETSAKGAVSNIATPSIEVFRPAKPNGAAMLVAAGGGYKRIEMESEAHPAALWLNDRGITAFVLSYRLPSEGWREGPRAPLQDAQRALRLIRARSVEYDVHPDRIGALGFSSGGHLMGLASARSAYRSYRAVDEADKQSARPNAAALIYPIITLEPPYDHTSTKTVLIGRHPNDEESAEWSVQPHVRSHCPSMFLVQAEDDAVSDPHNTLIMAAACKSAGVPVDMHRLATGGHGFGMGKAGTPSAAWPAWYESWLRKGGFLA, from the coding sequence ATGATCGATCGCAGAACATTGCTTATGGCCGGCGGCGCGGCACTGCTGCTCGCGGCATCGCGGCAGGCAAGCGCGGCCAATGCGGTCATCCCGCTCTGGCCGGCAGGAGCCCCGGGCGGCCGTGGTCCGAAAGGGCCGGTCGAGACCAGCGCCAAAGGCGCCGTCAGCAATATCGCCACGCCATCTATCGAGGTCTTCCGCCCGGCCAAGCCCAATGGCGCGGCCATGCTGGTGGCGGCGGGCGGCGGATACAAGCGGATCGAGATGGAAAGCGAGGCGCATCCGGCAGCGCTTTGGCTGAACGATCGCGGCATCACCGCCTTCGTGCTGTCCTACCGGCTGCCGTCGGAGGGCTGGCGGGAAGGTCCCCGGGCACCGCTTCAGGATGCACAGCGCGCCCTGCGGCTGATCCGGGCGAGAAGCGTCGAATACGACGTTCATCCCGATCGCATCGGCGCGCTCGGTTTTTCATCCGGCGGCCATCTGATGGGACTGGCGTCGGCGCGCTCGGCCTATCGCTCCTATCGCGCCGTCGACGAGGCCGACAAGCAATCGGCGCGGCCGAATGCTGCAGCGCTTATCTATCCGATCATCACGCTCGAGCCGCCCTACGACCATACCTCGACAAAGACCGTGCTGATCGGCCGGCATCCGAACGACGAGGAAAGCGCCGAATGGTCGGTGCAGCCGCATGTGCGGTCCCATTGCCCGTCGATGTTCCTCGTCCAGGCGGAGGACGATGCTGTTTCCGATCCGCACAACACACTGATCATGGCTGCTGCCTGCAAGAGCGCCGGTGTGCCTGTCGATATGCACCGCCTCGCGACCGGCGGACACGGCTTCGGCATGGGCAAGGCCGGTACGCCATCCGCCGCCTGGCCGGCCTGGTATGAATCCTGGCTGCGCAAGGGCGGGTTCCTCGCCTAG
- a CDS encoding MFS transporter produces MDATTHSQNTEQQVEASTIRKISFRIVPFIALMFFINFLDRTAISFAGPNGMTQDLGMTAAQFGFAAGIFFFGYIVLEIPSNLALHQYGARRWLSRIMVTWGIVAMLFTWVSSINGLYALRFFLGVAEAGFFPGAILYLSTWVPGRHRAKILALFYLAQPLTTVIGAPLASALIQAHGVFGLEGWRVMFLGVSIPAIVVGIITWFYLPDTPVGAKWLTPAEKGWLNRALAKEESEKVTGRRHMTLQALKDGRVWLLSVIYFGLIYGLYALAFFLPTIIGGFEAKFGTKFDVFEKGMITAIPYLPAAFALYFWSRDASKRGVRLWHVGIPALVGAISIPLALLMSSPETTVLVVTVTACAIFAALPNFWSLPTRFLTGAGAAAGIALINTVGNIAGFAAPYITGAVKDATGLYEMPMVIVGGFMLVSAILAFSLGKALKDPTAT; encoded by the coding sequence ATGGACGCCACGACACATTCACAGAACACCGAACAGCAGGTCGAGGCATCGACGATCCGGAAGATCTCGTTCCGCATCGTGCCGTTCATCGCGCTGATGTTCTTCATCAATTTCCTCGACCGGACGGCCATCTCGTTTGCCGGGCCGAACGGCATGACCCAGGATCTCGGCATGACGGCCGCCCAGTTCGGCTTTGCCGCCGGCATTTTCTTCTTCGGCTACATCGTGCTCGAGATTCCGAGCAACCTGGCGCTTCACCAGTACGGCGCACGCCGTTGGCTGTCGCGCATCATGGTCACCTGGGGCATCGTCGCCATGCTGTTCACCTGGGTCAGTAGCATCAACGGGCTCTACGCCCTGCGCTTCTTCCTCGGCGTCGCAGAAGCCGGCTTCTTCCCCGGCGCAATCCTCTATCTCAGCACCTGGGTGCCCGGCCGCCACCGCGCAAAGATCCTGGCACTCTTCTATCTCGCACAGCCGCTGACGACCGTGATCGGCGCGCCGCTGGCCTCCGCCCTTATCCAGGCCCATGGGGTCTTCGGCCTCGAGGGCTGGCGGGTGATGTTCCTCGGCGTGTCCATCCCGGCCATCGTCGTCGGCATCATCACCTGGTTCTACCTGCCGGACACCCCCGTCGGCGCCAAGTGGCTCACCCCGGCGGAAAAGGGCTGGCTGAACCGGGCGCTGGCGAAAGAAGAATCGGAAAAGGTGACGGGGCGCCGCCACATGACGCTGCAGGCGCTGAAGGACGGCCGCGTCTGGCTCCTCTCGGTTATCTATTTCGGCCTGATCTACGGTCTCTATGCGCTTGCCTTCTTCCTGCCGACGATCATCGGCGGCTTCGAGGCCAAGTTCGGCACCAAATTCGATGTCTTCGAAAAGGGCATGATAACAGCCATCCCCTATCTGCCTGCCGCCTTCGCGCTCTACTTCTGGAGCCGGGATGCGAGCAAGCGCGGCGTCCGTCTCTGGCATGTCGGTATTCCGGCGCTGGTCGGCGCCATCAGCATCCCGCTGGCACTGCTGATGTCTTCGCCCGAGACGACGGTCCTCGTCGTCACCGTGACCGCCTGTGCGATCTTTGCAGCCCTGCCGAACTTCTGGTCGCTGCCGACAAGGTTCCTGACCGGCGCCGGCGCTGCGGCAGGCATTGCGCTCATCAACACGGTCGGAAACATCGCCGGCTTTGCAGCGCCCTACATCACCGGCGCCGTCAAGGATGCGACAGGCCTGTACGAGATGCCGATGGTCATCGTCGGCGGCTTCATGCTGGTCTCGGCTATCCTCGCTTTCTCCCTCGGCAAGGCCCTCAAGGACCCCACCGCAACCTGA
- a CDS encoding HAD-IA family hydrolase, with amino-acid sequence MRTIMLDVDGVLVCGRPGDGAQWWTDLGADLGISRDALRSAFFAPRWQDIVSGRKPLVPELAEVLAEIAPDVSVDTFIDYWFANDSRIDSAVLDAVSEIRGRGDRVYLATNQEHMRAAYLMEDMGLREKVDGIFYSASLGYQKPSPEFYSLVTQATSVAPQSIVLIDDTEENVQAAHASGWSAVHWQRGMSIVGAL; translated from the coding sequence ATGCGCACTATCATGCTGGATGTCGATGGAGTGTTGGTGTGCGGTCGTCCGGGGGATGGCGCGCAGTGGTGGACTGACCTCGGCGCCGACCTCGGGATTTCGCGCGATGCGTTGCGAAGCGCGTTTTTTGCCCCGCGCTGGCAGGATATCGTCAGCGGGCGGAAGCCTCTGGTGCCGGAGCTTGCCGAAGTTCTGGCCGAGATCGCGCCCGATGTCAGCGTCGATACTTTTATCGACTACTGGTTCGCCAACGACTCGCGGATCGACAGCGCGGTGCTCGATGCTGTTTCGGAGATCAGAGGTCGCGGCGATCGTGTCTACCTCGCGACAAACCAGGAGCATATGCGCGCCGCATACCTGATGGAAGACATGGGGCTACGGGAGAAAGTCGATGGCATTTTCTACTCCGCATCGCTTGGGTACCAGAAGCCGAGCCCCGAATTCTACTCCCTCGTCACGCAAGCCACCTCTGTCGCTCCGCAAAGCATCGTCCTGATCGATGACACCGAGGAAAATGTGCAGGCCGCGCATGCCTCCGGTTGGAGCGCCGTCCATTGGCAAAGGGGTATGAGCATTGTTGGCGCGCTGTAA
- the ubiG gene encoding bifunctional 2-polyprenyl-6-hydroxyphenol methylase/3-demethylubiquinol 3-O-methyltransferase UbiG → MTEAAQNTTAKTTIDQSEVDRFSAMAAEWWSPTGKFKPLHKFNPVRLAYIRDRAAENFGRDPRSPRPLEGLRVLDIGCGGGLLSEPMARMGAEVVGADPSEKNIGIASTHARQSGVEVDYRPVTAEQLAEAGETFDIILNMEVVEHVSDVEFFLSTCAKMVRPGGMMFVATINRTMKAAALAIFAAENVLRWLPRGTHQYEKLVRPEEVEKPLIANGLIFTARTGVFFSPLQNQWNLSKDMDVNYMMVAKRPA, encoded by the coding sequence ATGACCGAAGCGGCTCAGAACACCACGGCAAAGACCACTATCGACCAGAGCGAAGTCGACCGCTTTTCGGCAATGGCGGCGGAATGGTGGAGCCCGACCGGCAAGTTCAAGCCGCTGCACAAATTCAATCCCGTCCGGCTCGCCTACATCCGCGACCGCGCCGCCGAGAATTTCGGCCGCGACCCGCGCAGCCCCCGCCCGCTGGAAGGCCTGCGGGTGCTCGATATCGGCTGCGGCGGCGGGCTTCTCTCCGAACCCATGGCCCGTATGGGCGCCGAAGTGGTGGGCGCAGATCCGTCCGAAAAGAACATCGGCATCGCCTCCACCCATGCCCGCCAGTCGGGCGTCGAGGTCGACTATCGCCCGGTCACCGCCGAACAGCTGGCTGAGGCCGGCGAGACTTTCGACATCATCCTCAACATGGAGGTCGTCGAGCACGTTTCCGACGTCGAGTTCTTTCTGTCGACCTGCGCGAAGATGGTGCGGCCGGGCGGCATGATGTTCGTTGCCACCATCAACCGCACGATGAAGGCGGCTGCCCTTGCCATCTTTGCCGCCGAAAACGTCCTGCGCTGGCTGCCGCGCGGCACCCATCAGTATGAAAAGCTGGTACGGCCGGAAGAAGTGGAAAAGCCGCTGATCGCCAACGGCCTGATCTTCACCGCCCGCACCGGCGTGTTCTTCTCGCCGCTGCAGAATCAGTGGAACCTGTCTAAGGACATGGACGTGAACTACATGATGGTCGCAAAACGGCCGGCCTGA
- a CDS encoding DUF1178 family protein → MIRYSLSCDHGHEFEGWFSQSADFERQVESGLLSCPTCGSSSIGKMLMAPSVSTARTREALTTLAMDAARKQAIATLKDAVAAIKANSEDVGPKFPEEARKIHYGEADARGIIGQATPAEARSLIEEGIEIAPLPTLPDDAN, encoded by the coding sequence GTGATCCGCTATTCGCTCAGTTGCGACCACGGCCATGAGTTCGAGGGCTGGTTTTCGCAAAGCGCCGACTTCGAGCGGCAGGTCGAAAGCGGATTGCTGAGCTGCCCGACCTGCGGATCTTCCTCGATCGGCAAGATGCTGATGGCACCGTCCGTTTCGACGGCCCGGACCCGGGAGGCGCTAACGACGCTGGCGATGGACGCGGCCCGCAAGCAGGCAATCGCCACGCTCAAAGACGCCGTTGCCGCCATCAAGGCGAATTCGGAAGATGTCGGGCCCAAGTTTCCGGAGGAGGCCCGCAAGATCCATTACGGAGAGGCCGATGCCCGCGGCATCATCGGCCAGGCAACGCCTGCCGAGGCACGCTCGCTGATCGAGGAAGGCATCGAGATCGCTCCGCTTCCGACGCTGCCGGACGACGCCAACTGA